CCGAACTCCGTTAGGGGGTTTCGTTAGGGGCTGTCACCGCTGATCAGTGTGGATAGTTTCACCGGTATCGACACTGTGCAACAGCCGGCGGATTCACCGGAAAACAGACGCGGCAGCAAGGGAGTCCCATGAAAGTCCTCATTGTCGGAGCGGGGGTCGGCGGCGTCGCCGCAGCGGCGGCCCTGACCGCGGCCGGGCACGAGGTGGCGGTCTTCGAGCGGGCGGACCGGCTGCGTGCCACCGGCAACGGGGTACTGGTCTGGCCCAACGGCACAGCGATCCTGCGGGACTTGGGCGTGTCACTGCCGGAACTGGGCAGCCGCATCGACGAAGCCGATGTCCTGGCCTACGACGGGACGCCGCTGATGCGAATGGACCTCGAGGGCGCGCAGGCCAAGTACGGCGCGCCGACCATCGGTGTGCTGCGCGGGCACATCATCGAGCGGCTCGCGCAGGCGCTCCCCGCGGGCACGATCCGGTTCGGCAGGCGGTGCACCACGATCCGCCCGTCGCGGCAGGGCGTCGAGATCACCTTCGACGACGGCACGTCCGAGGACGGCGACGTGCTGATCGGCGCGGACGGCTACCGGTCGATCGTGCGGCACCGGCTGTTCGGCGATGTCGCGCGACACACCGGGCTCGCGTCCTGGTACGGCTTGGCGGAGGTGCCGTCAGGGCTGCGCTCCGAGCACGTCGTGCCGACCTACTACGACAGGTTGCGGCTGTGCACGATGCACCCGGTCGGCAAGGGACTGGTGCACTGGGCGGTCGAGGTGCCGTGGCCGGATGAGGACCTGGACCGCGCGGGCAGGCGCACCGCGTGGCCGGACCTCCCGCAGACCCCGGACCGCCGGGCGCGGTTGCGCGAGTGGTTCGGCCACTGGGCGCCGCCGGTCGCCGAACTCATGGCGAACCTGCCCGACCAGGACGTGGAGGTGTACCCGCACGTGGTGCACCGCGTGCCGCGCTGGTGGGGTCGGGGTCCGGTGACGCTGGCCGGCGATGCCGCGCACGCCGTGCCGCCCCGCGTCGGGTGGGGTGTGAACCAAGCGCTGGAAGACGGCTGGATGCTCGGCCGAGTGCTCTCCGAGCGGGGTGAGCCCACCGCGCTGCTGCGTCGCTACGAGCGGGAGCGCCGCGGCAGGGCGCGGCACGTGCGGCGGCTCGAGAGCGTGGCGCGGCGCAGCAACCGGGCGCTGATGCTGCTGCACCGCTTGCCCAGTCGCGTGCGCGGCGAGGGGATCGTGTCGCGAACGTTGATCTCCAACATCGACAGTTGCAGCAACTACGTGCACGACCGGGCGGTCGCGCGATGAGCGGACGCGAGGCGATGACCGTGCCCGAGGTGCTGGTGGCCGGTGGCGAGCCGCCCGGCAGTCGGTTGCTCGCGGCGATCGACGCCGCGTGCGCCGCGGCCGAGGACGCGGCCGGCAGGACACCGCTGGTGGTGCGACTCGGTGGAGAGGAGGCGCAGCCGTCCCGTTTCGCCGGCGTGGACGTGCATCTGGTCAACAAGTGGGAGCGGGCGCTGCGGCGGGTGGAACGGCTCGGCGCGGTGACCATCGCGGTCGCCGAGGGCGCGTGCACCGGAGCGGCACTGGAACTACTGCTGTGCTGCGACTACCGCATCACTTCGCGCTCTGCGGTGTTCGGACTGCCGCTGATCGGCTCCACGCCGTGGCCCGGCATGGCGCTGCACCGACTCGTGGACCAGATCGGGTTGGCGGGAGCGCGCCGCCTGGCGCTGTTCGGGAGTCGGATCGACGCGGCACAGGCCGCGGCGCTGGGTCTGGTGGACGAGACCGCCGACGACGTGGCCGCGGCGCTGGTCGAGGTGCTGGTGCGCTGCGACGGCGTGGCCGGCGCGGAGGCGGCGGTGCGCAGGCGGCTGCTGCTGGACGCGGCGTCCACCCCGTTCGAGGAGGCGTTGGGCGTCCACCTGGCCGCGTGTGACCGAACCCTGCGGCACGAACGGGGCGAGACCCCGGCCGAGCCATTCCCCCAGTGGTGACGAACAGGAGCAGAGATGACGGCGACGACACCCGTGCTCGTGGCGCGGGAACTGACGCGCGCGGCGGGCGGCCCCGCTCGCGAGCTACCCGCGGCCCTCGACGGCATCGGACTGGAGGACGCGGCCACCGTCGCGGTGGCCGAGTTGGTGGCGCGCTGCGGCGTGCCGATCAACACCGACGAGGCGTCCATCGGCGTGTCGGTGGCGCACCGGGGTGAGCGCGTGGACCACGTGCTGCGACTGGTGCGCGGTGGTTCGGTGCGTGCGGAGAGGTCGGCGGAGCAAGCGCCGTGCAGGCTGGTGTTCGAGCTGGCGGACCTGGTGGTGGCGCTGTACGGATCACAGCCCTCACCGCCCGTGGGCACCCACCGGTTCGAGCGGCTGGACGACTGGTTCATGACCAACGGCGACCCGGCCGACCCGTTCCGGATCATCGAGTCGTACATGAAGGCGATGACGACCGTACTGGCGGCGGTGTCGACGGCGGGACGCGAGCTCAACGCGTTGGCGGCCAAGCACGTGGCCGACAAGTGGGGGTTGTGGCACTGGTTCACCCCGCACTACGACCGGCACTTCGAGCGGCTGCGCGCGGAACCGGTGCGGGTGCTGGAGATCGGCATCGGTGGCTACGGCGACCCCGACGTGGGAGGTGGCTCACTGCGGGTATGGCGTGACTACTTCCCGCGCGGCCACGTGTTCGGCATCGACTACTTCGCCAAGAACGGTCTGGACGAGGAGCGGATCACGACCATCCAGGGCAGCCAGGACGACTCGGAGTTCCTGCGGGCGCTGGCCGCCGAGCACGGGCCGTTCGACATCGTCATCGACGACGGCAGCCACATCAACGGCCACATCCTCACCACCTTCCGCGAACTGTTCCCGCACGTGCGCAACGGCGGGTTGTACGTCGTAGAGGACCTGTGGACGGCCTACGCACCCGGCTACGGCGGGCAGGCGACGTCATCGGCCGGCGAAGGCACGTCGATCGGCCTGCTCAAGTCCGTGGTGGACGCCCTGCACTACGAGGAGTGGACTTCTCCCGACGAGGGCGCCGACGCACCGTCCTACGCGGCATCCACCGTGGGGCTGCACGTGTACCGCAACATCGCGTTCCTCGAAAAGGGCGTCAACGCCGAGGGCCGCATCCCGTCGTTCGCACCGCGCACTGTCGACTACTACTAGGGGGACCGGTGCGGATCACCCTGATGTCGCTGGGGTCGCGAGGTGACGTGCAGCCGTTCGTCGCACTCGGTGAAGGCCTGGCGAAACGCGGGCACGACGTGCTCATCGCGTCGGCGGAGTCGGCGCGGTCGTTCATCGCGGGCGCGGGGTTCGCGTTCGCGCCCCTTTCCGACTCCATCGGCGGAGAACTGTTCGAGAACTCCGCCGTGGCGGAGGCCATCCGGCTTGGCGGGTCCGTGGTGGACGTCGCGCGGGCGCTGCCGCCGGAAACCGAGGACGCTGCGGTGCGCAAGCACGCGTCGATGGCCGCGGCGTGCGATGACGCGGACGTCGTGGTGACCTCTCCGACGACCTACACCGCGGCGCTGACCGGCACGAAGGCGCGGTGGGTGGCGGCCGCGTGGACCCCGAACACACCGACGCGCGCGTTCCCCGCATGGGGCGCGTCCGAGGGTGTGGACAACCTGACGAGCTATGACGTGGCGCACCAGGCGGAGTGGACGATCTTCCGGGGTGCGCTCGACCGCTACCGCGCCTCACGGGGCCTGCCGCCGGTCGGTGAGCGATCGCCCCTCGCAAGGCTGGGACACGACGTGCCTGTGCTCTACCCGGTCAGCCCCGCGGTCATCCCACCGCCGGATGACTGGCCATCTCGTTGCCACGTCACGGGGTACTGGTTCTGGGACCGTCCGTCGTGGACACCCGATCCGGAGCTCGATGCGTTTGTGGACCGGCACGGCGCGCCGGTCGTGGCGACGTTCGGCAGCCTCTGGCCGGTGCACGACCAGCGACGGGTGCTGGAGGTGCTGGCCGGGGCCGCCGCGCGCGTCGGGCGCGGCCTCGTGCTGGTCGGAGGGCCGTCGCACGACCTGCCCGACCACGTGCACCAGGCCGGGGAGTCCGACTACCGGGCGTTGTTCCCGCGTGCGGCGGCGATCGTGCACCACGCGGGCTGCGGCACGACGGCCGCGACGCTGCGCGCGGGTGTGCCGCAGGTGACGGTGCCGATGTTCGCGGACAACGGGTTCTGGGCGCGCCGCGCCGCTGAACTCGGTGTCGCCGGAGCGCCGCTGCCGCTGACCGCCCTGTCCACGGATTCCCTCGCCGGAGCGCTGGACTCGGTGCTCCACGACGACGTGTCCCGACGCGCCGAAACCGTCGCCGCCGCCATGGCCGATGACGACGGCGTGGCCGCGGCGTGCGATGTCATCGAGGAGGAAC
This is a stretch of genomic DNA from Saccharothrix ecbatanensis. It encodes these proteins:
- a CDS encoding class I SAM-dependent methyltransferase, which encodes MTATTPVLVARELTRAAGGPARELPAALDGIGLEDAATVAVAELVARCGVPINTDEASIGVSVAHRGERVDHVLRLVRGGSVRAERSAEQAPCRLVFELADLVVALYGSQPSPPVGTHRFERLDDWFMTNGDPADPFRIIESYMKAMTTVLAAVSTAGRELNALAAKHVADKWGLWHWFTPHYDRHFERLRAEPVRVLEIGIGGYGDPDVGGGSLRVWRDYFPRGHVFGIDYFAKNGLDEERITTIQGSQDDSEFLRALAAEHGPFDIVIDDGSHINGHILTTFRELFPHVRNGGLYVVEDLWTAYAPGYGGQATSSAGEGTSIGLLKSVVDALHYEEWTSPDEGADAPSYAASTVGLHVYRNIAFLEKGVNAEGRIPSFAPRTVDYY
- the dpgB gene encoding enoyl-CoA-hydratase DpgB — protein: MSGREAMTVPEVLVAGGEPPGSRLLAAIDAACAAAEDAAGRTPLVVRLGGEEAQPSRFAGVDVHLVNKWERALRRVERLGAVTIAVAEGACTGAALELLLCCDYRITSRSAVFGLPLIGSTPWPGMALHRLVDQIGLAGARRLALFGSRIDAAQAAALGLVDETADDVAAALVEVLVRCDGVAGAEAAVRRRLLLDAASTPFEEALGVHLAACDRTLRHERGETPAEPFPQW
- a CDS encoding FAD-dependent oxidoreductase is translated as MKVLIVGAGVGGVAAAAALTAAGHEVAVFERADRLRATGNGVLVWPNGTAILRDLGVSLPELGSRIDEADVLAYDGTPLMRMDLEGAQAKYGAPTIGVLRGHIIERLAQALPAGTIRFGRRCTTIRPSRQGVEITFDDGTSEDGDVLIGADGYRSIVRHRLFGDVARHTGLASWYGLAEVPSGLRSEHVVPTYYDRLRLCTMHPVGKGLVHWAVEVPWPDEDLDRAGRRTAWPDLPQTPDRRARLREWFGHWAPPVAELMANLPDQDVEVYPHVVHRVPRWWGRGPVTLAGDAAHAVPPRVGWGVNQALEDGWMLGRVLSERGEPTALLRRYERERRGRARHVRRLESVARRSNRALMLLHRLPSRVRGEGIVSRTLISNIDSCSNYVHDRAVAR
- a CDS encoding glycosyltransferase; translation: MRITLMSLGSRGDVQPFVALGEGLAKRGHDVLIASAESARSFIAGAGFAFAPLSDSIGGELFENSAVAEAIRLGGSVVDVARALPPETEDAAVRKHASMAAACDDADVVVTSPTTYTAALTGTKARWVAAAWTPNTPTRAFPAWGASEGVDNLTSYDVAHQAEWTIFRGALDRYRASRGLPPVGERSPLARLGHDVPVLYPVSPAVIPPPDDWPSRCHVTGYWFWDRPSWTPDPELDAFVDRHGAPVVATFGSLWPVHDQRRVLEVLAGAAARVGRGLVLVGGPSHDLPDHVHQAGESDYRALFPRAAAIVHHAGCGTTAATLRAGVPQVTVPMFADNGFWARRAAELGVAGAPLPLTALSTDSLAGALDSVLHDDVSRRAETVAAAMADDDGVAAACDVIEEER